In one Neobacillus sp. WH10 genomic region, the following are encoded:
- a CDS encoding tryptophanase, translating into MRFMTAEPFRIKMVERIKKTTKEQRQNWLREARYNAFQIKAENVYIDCITDSGTSAMSSEQWSALMLGDESYAGSKSFYKLEESVQDIFGMPYVQPTHQGRAADYIMAKLYAKEGKYAIGNMHFDTFRGNAEVLGALAVDYVVDNGRDTASPSHPFKGNIDIAKMERLIEEKGQERISVVIITVTCNNNGGQPVSMKNIREISNLANSHNIPVVIDAARLAENAYFIQQREEGYKDKSIKEITREMFSYCETATMSSKKDGLVNIGGLFVTRNEEILKHAQQLAIVHEGFITYGGLAGRDLEALAVGLQEGVDEQYLEYRINQAKYLGDRLIENGVPIIEPTGGHGVYVDGRRFFPHIPQSEFPSQRLVVALYEEAGVRAVELGACAFGAKDPITGKDIYPDVEAMRIALSRRVYTNSHMDVIANALGEIYRNRDQYGGMKLVYEGPITSLRHFTAGFELL; encoded by the coding sequence ATGCGTTTTATGACTGCGGAACCGTTTCGAATAAAGATGGTAGAAAGAATTAAAAAAACCACGAAAGAACAACGACAAAATTGGCTTAGGGAAGCAAGATATAATGCATTTCAAATTAAGGCGGAGAATGTGTATATCGATTGTATAACAGATAGCGGTACTTCTGCGATGAGTAGTGAACAATGGTCTGCTCTGATGCTAGGTGATGAATCATATGCCGGATCTAAAAGCTTTTATAAATTGGAAGAATCCGTTCAGGACATTTTTGGAATGCCATATGTTCAACCGACCCATCAAGGAAGAGCTGCTGATTACATCATGGCAAAATTATATGCAAAAGAAGGAAAATATGCGATTGGTAATATGCACTTTGATACCTTTCGTGGAAATGCAGAGGTATTAGGCGCATTAGCGGTTGACTACGTTGTAGATAATGGGAGAGATACAGCAAGCCCGTCTCATCCGTTTAAAGGGAATATTGACATTGCCAAAATGGAAAGGTTGATTGAAGAAAAAGGGCAGGAACGAATTTCGGTTGTTATTATTACCGTAACTTGTAATAACAACGGTGGTCAACCTGTTTCCATGAAAAATATAAGAGAAATAAGTAATCTAGCAAACTCACACAATATTCCAGTTGTAATTGATGCAGCTAGACTTGCTGAAAATGCTTATTTTATTCAACAAAGAGAAGAAGGGTATAAGGACAAATCAATCAAAGAAATTACTCGAGAGATGTTTTCCTATTGCGAAACAGCAACGATGAGTTCGAAAAAAGATGGACTCGTAAATATTGGAGGTCTATTTGTCACAAGAAATGAAGAAATATTGAAACATGCCCAGCAATTAGCGATTGTCCACGAAGGATTTATTACCTATGGGGGATTAGCAGGACGAGATTTGGAAGCGCTTGCTGTTGGGTTGCAGGAAGGGGTTGATGAGCAATACCTGGAGTATCGCATTAATCAAGCAAAATACTTAGGCGACCGATTGATAGAAAATGGTGTGCCAATAATTGAACCAACCGGGGGACACGGAGTTTATGTCGATGGAAGAAGATTCTTTCCGCACATTCCACAAAGTGAATTCCCATCCCAACGACTTGTCGTCGCTCTGTATGAAGAAGCAGGTGTCCGTGCAGTAGAATTAGGGGCGTGTGCCTTCGGTGCGAAGGATCCTATTACAGGTAAGGATATTTACCCTGATGTAGAGGCTATGAGAATCGCACTATCCCGAAGAGTTTACACGAATAGCCACATGGATGTGATTGCCAATGCCCTCGGGGAAATATATAGAAACAGAGACCAATACGGAGGAATGAAACTTGTATATGAGGGGCCAATTACCTCATTAAGGCACTTCACGGCTGGTTTTGAGCTTCTGTAA
- a CDS encoding amino acid permease, producing MIKLREPQDLVRGLKDRHIQMIALGGAIGTGLFYGSAEAIKLAGPSIILAYVIGGLIMFLIMRALGEMLVEEPVSGAFSALAHKYWGDFPGFLLGWNYWFAIITVSIVELIVLGNYFKFWLPNMPTWITALVFVIVFFLINITNVKFFGEFEFWAALIKVVAIIAMIIFGLGILFFGVGASNFKESGFENMWINGGFLPNGGSGLLMSLVLAMFAFGGIEMVGMTAAEAENHRITLPKSINNVVLRILVFYIGSMVVLVSLFPWNKVGLEGSPFVQIFSAIGIPAAATLLNVIVITAAASAYNSAIYSTSRMIYGLSLQRNAPKIFNKIGKTGTPVNSTILCSMISLIGILLLKFLPEKAFMYMMSITTFASIFNWIMILFILLHWRKKKSKEEITKFTFKMPLYPYSIYFSIVGLLVIIATMFFLSDYRIALYIGPFWIILLFVLFKIRAKRDMETGTSSHPSILE from the coding sequence GTGATCAAATTGAGAGAGCCTCAGGATTTAGTAAGAGGTTTAAAAGACAGGCACATACAAATGATAGCTCTTGGAGGTGCAATCGGCACAGGACTGTTTTATGGTTCCGCTGAAGCAATTAAACTCGCTGGGCCTAGTATCATACTTGCGTATGTCATTGGTGGATTGATAATGTTTCTAATTATGAGGGCATTAGGAGAAATGCTAGTAGAAGAGCCTGTCTCAGGTGCTTTCAGTGCTTTAGCGCATAAATATTGGGGTGATTTCCCGGGATTTTTATTAGGTTGGAATTATTGGTTCGCTATCATTACTGTGAGTATAGTTGAATTGATCGTACTAGGAAATTACTTTAAATTTTGGTTGCCTAATATGCCAACATGGATTACAGCACTTGTATTTGTTATTGTGTTCTTTCTGATAAACATCACAAATGTTAAGTTTTTTGGGGAATTTGAGTTTTGGGCCGCCTTGATCAAAGTGGTGGCTATTATTGCAATGATAATTTTCGGTTTGGGGATTCTCTTTTTTGGAGTGGGAGCAAGCAATTTCAAAGAATCCGGATTTGAAAATATGTGGATTAACGGAGGATTTCTGCCAAACGGAGGATCCGGGTTACTGATGTCACTAGTCTTGGCAATGTTCGCCTTCGGTGGGATTGAGATGGTGGGAATGACTGCTGCAGAAGCAGAGAATCATAGAATCACGTTGCCAAAGTCTATCAATAATGTCGTATTACGAATATTAGTATTCTATATTGGTTCCATGGTAGTATTGGTATCACTGTTCCCATGGAATAAAGTTGGATTGGAAGGGAGCCCTTTTGTTCAGATTTTCTCAGCAATAGGAATACCGGCCGCTGCTACATTACTTAACGTGATTGTCATAACGGCAGCTGCTTCAGCATACAACAGTGCGATTTATAGCACCAGTAGAATGATATATGGTCTATCGTTGCAAAGAAACGCACCTAAAATATTTAACAAGATTGGTAAAACAGGAACTCCGGTCAACAGTACCATACTCTGTTCTATGATTTCCTTGATTGGGATTCTATTGTTGAAATTTCTTCCAGAAAAAGCATTCATGTACATGATGTCCATCACAACCTTCGCTTCCATCTTCAACTGGATTATGATTCTTTTTATTCTGTTACATTGGCGCAAAAAGAAAAGTAAAGAAGAGATCACAAAATTTACTTTTAAAATGCCACTTTATCCGTATTCAATTTATTTTTCCATAGTAGGTTTGTTGGTTATCATCGCTACGATGTTCTTTTTATCTGATTATCGAATAGCTTTATATATCGGACCTTTTTGGATTATATTGCTGTTCGTGCTCTTTAAAATTAGAGCAAAAAGGGACATGGAGACAGGAACATCATCCCATCCAAGTATTTTAGAATGA
- a CDS encoding zinc ribbon domain-containing protein YjdM gives MSNLPNCPKCNSEYTYEDGSLFVCPECAHEWALDLETENNEDQKIFKDANGNVLTDGDSVTVIKDLKVKGSSSVLKVGTKVKNIRLVDGDHNIDCKIDGFGAMKLKSEFVKKV, from the coding sequence ATGTCAAATTTGCCAAATTGTCCAAAATGTAATTCAGAATACACTTATGAGGATGGAAGCCTTTTTGTTTGCCCAGAATGTGCTCATGAGTGGGCTTTAGACTTAGAAACTGAAAATAATGAAGATCAAAAGATATTCAAAGATGCCAATGGAAATGTTTTAACCGATGGTGATTCTGTAACAGTAATCAAGGACCTAAAAGTAAAAGGAAGTTCATCCGTCTTAAAAGTAGGTACAAAAGTTAAAAATATCCGTTTAGTGGATGGGGATCATAATATTGATTGCAAAATTGATGGTTTTGGCGCTATGAAATTAAAATCTGAATTTGTTAAAAAGGTATAA
- a CDS encoding serine hydrolase, protein MKYQQFQDRLPGMMNLDGVMAANKTGSLPQVGHDCAIIMYKGKTAYAAVLMDQLDDVIAGKQTISRIGKHIYYYLLSGI, encoded by the coding sequence ATGAAGTATCAGCAATTTCAAGATAGACTTCCTGGTATGATGAACTTAGACGGGGTAATGGCGGCCAATAAAACAGGCAGTCTTCCTCAAGTTGGACATGATTGTGCGATAATAATGTATAAGGGGAAAACGGCCTATGCAGCGGTCTTAATGGACCAGCTTGACGATGTAATTGCGGGAAAGCAGACAATAAGTAGAATAGGTAAGCATATCTATTATTATTTGTTATCCGGAATTTGA
- a CDS encoding NPCBM/NEW2 domain-containing protein, protein MRKVGVFLCLFAMFLSLIAFQPITSSAEESTSDVNEKPKVVPSLREWKGGTGSFNINKKSRIVIDPQYSKELETTAEVFKTDLLDITKHKLSVVTGEPIDGDFYLTLDSSDSGIGEEGYLFEVKDHVIIRANTTTGVFFGTRTALQILVQDAEKGHISKGTARDYPKYESRGFMLDVGRKFFPMSFLKQYVKMMSWYKMNDFQIHLSDNAIFKDNSRKHWDQYSAFRLESETYPELTAKDGHYTKEEFNELEELAKIHGMTITPEIDTPSHALALTKIRPDLVHPNLPVDHLDITRQETIDFIKSVWDEYLELFDAKEIHFGADEFYTGEKETMEIYREYLNVVNEYFKSKGKKARAWGSLSQFPGETPVDKDIVLNIWNNGWHNPVDAVNDGFDVINTNDGLLYMVPFAGYYNDYLNTKLLYEKWEPNIFSINNPKLNIAEDNPHLLGGMFAVWNDKIGYGYTTFDVHDRVRHAMPTLAQKMWSGKGEESFNDFTKLTEDIGEAPGMDLLREVPTKSDLILNYTFDHGKSDHVKDNSGNNYRGSAKGIERTKDGRYSQAAVFNDTSDHISTDLLSKGFPWSTSMWVKLDENKSEGVVLESSDSSLKLVQKDTNKVGFSREGYDFSFDYSLPVGQWVHLALNGTTKGTSLYVNGELRESTNRTLVLPLSTIGSKTKAFKGTLDEFRVYNRPLSNIEIKQLAVASMKNVNVAAFKNVVASSSETSSLTPENAVDEDLQSRWASGYKNNEWIYVDLGEKYTIDSVTLNWEPAYGRGYEIQVSQDAENWSTVYSTTTGDGGIDEIQFNPVEARYVRMYGTERATSYGYSLWEFEVYQAESSSSILLSLDSSKKMIVPGQTAQISAVVQNKEPEEIRDVRTELKMPEGWTVKPISETEFTSLSPEEKVEVKWEVTAPEDAQEGSVDFFSEVSFAKQGKEKTGYTRTPMTVEVTPQPPTKDAFISDLSFFGNTENGWGPIEKDRSNGESGDGDGNRITLNGVTYDKGLGVHAYSEASYFLGGNVSTFSADIGVDDEVSNRGSIVFQVWADGEKIYDSGLMTGDSATKQVNANVIGKNVLKLVVTDGGNGAASDHGNWANARITIGK, encoded by the coding sequence ATGAGAAAAGTAGGAGTATTCTTATGTCTATTTGCAATGTTTCTGTCTTTAATCGCTTTTCAACCGATAACATCTTCAGCAGAGGAATCTACTTCTGATGTTAACGAAAAGCCGAAAGTGGTTCCAAGTTTAAGAGAATGGAAGGGAGGAACCGGTTCGTTTAACATTAATAAGAAGTCCAGAATTGTGATTGATCCTCAGTATTCAAAGGAATTAGAAACAACAGCAGAAGTGTTTAAAACCGATTTGCTAGACATTACGAAACATAAATTGTCAGTTGTAACAGGAGAACCGATAGATGGAGATTTTTATCTAACATTGGATTCCAGTGATTCAGGGATCGGTGAAGAAGGGTATTTGTTTGAGGTAAAAGATCATGTGATAATTCGTGCGAATACAACAACTGGCGTTTTCTTCGGAACAAGAACGGCACTGCAAATCCTAGTTCAGGATGCCGAAAAAGGTCATATCAGCAAAGGTACGGCACGAGACTACCCGAAATACGAAAGCCGTGGTTTTATGCTGGATGTTGGCCGTAAGTTTTTCCCGATGAGCTTTTTAAAACAATATGTGAAAATGATGTCATGGTACAAAATGAACGATTTCCAAATCCATTTAAGTGATAACGCAATTTTCAAAGATAATAGCAGAAAGCATTGGGATCAATACTCAGCGTTCCGTCTAGAAAGTGAAACGTACCCTGAGTTAACAGCGAAAGATGGACACTATACGAAGGAAGAATTTAATGAGTTAGAAGAACTTGCTAAGATACACGGTATGACGATCACTCCTGAAATCGATACACCAAGCCATGCACTAGCTCTTACAAAAATTAGGCCGGATCTCGTCCATCCGAATTTGCCGGTCGATCACCTCGACATAACACGGCAAGAAACGATCGATTTTATAAAATCGGTGTGGGATGAATACCTTGAACTTTTTGATGCCAAAGAAATCCATTTTGGTGCAGATGAATTTTACACTGGCGAAAAAGAAACGATGGAGATTTACAGAGAATATCTAAATGTAGTTAATGAATATTTTAAGAGCAAAGGTAAAAAAGCAAGGGCGTGGGGCAGTTTATCCCAATTCCCTGGTGAAACTCCTGTGGACAAGGATATCGTCTTAAACATTTGGAACAACGGATGGCATAACCCGGTAGACGCAGTCAACGACGGTTTTGACGTGATTAATACGAACGATGGGCTTCTTTACATGGTTCCATTCGCAGGTTATTACAATGATTATTTGAATACGAAATTGTTATATGAAAAATGGGAGCCGAATATATTCAGCATCAATAACCCGAAATTAAACATAGCCGAAGACAATCCGCATCTTCTAGGAGGAATGTTTGCTGTATGGAACGATAAAATTGGGTATGGCTATACAACATTTGATGTTCATGATCGTGTAAGACATGCAATGCCGACACTTGCTCAGAAAATGTGGAGCGGAAAGGGGGAAGAGTCGTTTAATGACTTTACTAAATTAACTGAAGACATTGGTGAAGCACCGGGAATGGATTTGCTTCGTGAAGTTCCAACCAAAAGCGATTTAATCCTTAACTATACGTTCGACCACGGAAAAAGTGATCATGTAAAAGATAATTCTGGAAATAATTACCGAGGGAGCGCAAAAGGAATTGAGAGAACGAAAGATGGAAGGTACAGTCAAGCAGCTGTATTTAACGATACCAGCGATCATATTAGCACAGACTTGTTGAGTAAAGGCTTCCCTTGGTCGACCTCGATGTGGGTGAAGCTTGATGAAAATAAATCAGAAGGTGTTGTTCTCGAATCATCGGACAGCTCTCTGAAATTAGTGCAAAAAGATACAAATAAAGTTGGTTTCTCACGTGAAGGATACGATTTTTCCTTTGACTATTCATTGCCTGTCGGTCAATGGGTACATCTTGCCCTAAATGGAACCACGAAAGGGACTTCCCTATATGTGAATGGGGAGTTAAGAGAATCAACTAATCGGACTCTTGTTCTTCCGCTAAGTACGATTGGAAGTAAAACTAAGGCATTCAAAGGTACTCTCGATGAATTCCGTGTGTATAATCGTCCGTTGAGCAATATCGAAATCAAACAATTGGCTGTTGCTTCGATGAAGAATGTCAATGTCGCTGCTTTTAAAAACGTTGTCGCGTCTTCTTCAGAAACGAGCTCGCTTACTCCAGAGAATGCGGTTGATGAAGATCTCCAATCAAGATGGGCGTCTGGTTATAAAAATAATGAATGGATCTATGTGGATCTCGGTGAAAAGTATACGATCGACAGTGTAACACTCAATTGGGAACCAGCATACGGAAGAGGTTATGAGATTCAAGTGTCTCAAGATGCGGAAAACTGGTCTACTGTGTACTCAACGACGACCGGTGACGGGGGTATTGATGAAATTCAATTTAACCCTGTCGAAGCCCGATATGTAAGAATGTACGGAACAGAGCGCGCAACGAGTTACGGCTACTCATTATGGGAATTTGAAGTTTATCAGGCAGAATCTTCTTCAAGTATTCTATTATCTCTTGATTCATCAAAGAAAATGATTGTTCCAGGACAAACAGCGCAAATTTCAGCAGTGGTGCAAAATAAGGAGCCTGAAGAAATTAGAGATGTACGTACAGAACTAAAAATGCCGGAAGGATGGACAGTTAAACCTATTTCTGAAACAGAGTTTACTAGTTTATCCCCTGAAGAAAAAGTTGAAGTGAAATGGGAGGTTACTGCTCCTGAAGACGCTCAAGAAGGAAGCGTTGACTTTTTTTCCGAAGTTTCTTTTGCTAAACAAGGCAAAGAAAAAACAGGCTACACACGAACACCAATGACGGTTGAAGTGACACCGCAGCCTCCAACGAAGGATGCATTTATCAGTGATTTATCATTTTTTGGTAATACTGAAAATGGGTGGGGTCCAATCGAAAAAGATAGATCTAACGGTGAAAGCGGAGATGGAGACGGCAATCGAATTACCTTAAACGGTGTAACGTATGATAAAGGTCTCGGTGTTCACGCTTACTCGGAAGCTTCATATTTTCTTGGAGGAAATGTATCGACGTTTAGTGCGGATATTGGGGTAGACGATGAAGTAAGTAATCGCGGTTCTATCGTTTTCCAAGTATGGGCTGATGGGGAAAAAATCTATGACAGCGGCTTGATGACAGGGGATTCAGCAACGAAACAAGTGAATGCCAATGTTATTGGAAAAAATGTACTCAAATTAGTTGTCACAGATGGCGGTAATGGCGCAGCATCCGATCATGGCAACTGGGCGAATGCAAGAATAACTATTGGTAAGTAA
- a CDS encoding M14 family zinc carboxypeptidase: MKKKVLALSLSGLMAFGGYVSVPNSVGAVGEGPNYGGNESIQTSILHTYNDLVDFLKTQDAKQDAMKLEVIGQTVKGRDIYLAKYISNPSNPTILYLTQQHGNEQLTTEGALEFIKHLGTNKMKGVLDHVNILVVPMLNADGAMGDVNFSLDDYAADGGRHLTRYNAVGADLNRDHVAKIHPETQALHNNVLKKYKIDYMIDLHHQGTQSEVDGKYASGSILYPTNRNVKPEVLERSKKLGAVVFNAIDSKGWGNIGKYNGGSEETIGRNGAAVQYDISTLLFEMRGMSDHNYESYVLGQKSNGYLIKQTITTLDATTRAIADGSIEKVDTSFWNTLPTQTTRPSGEEETE, translated from the coding sequence ATGAAAAAGAAAGTCCTAGCATTATCTTTATCTGGTTTAATGGCATTTGGTGGATATGTAAGCGTTCCTAATTCAGTTGGTGCAGTGGGTGAAGGGCCAAACTATGGCGGAAATGAGTCGATTCAAACTTCTATCCTACATACATACAATGACCTAGTTGATTTTCTTAAAACCCAAGATGCAAAACAAGATGCCATGAAACTAGAAGTCATTGGTCAAACTGTAAAAGGCCGTGATATTTACCTCGCGAAATATATATCTAACCCTAGCAATCCTACCATTCTCTATTTAACCCAGCAACATGGCAATGAACAGCTGACGACGGAAGGTGCTCTAGAATTTATTAAACACTTAGGAACGAATAAAATGAAAGGGGTTCTTGATCATGTAAACATCCTTGTCGTACCAATGTTAAATGCTGATGGAGCTATGGGCGATGTAAACTTTTCCCTTGATGACTATGCCGCTGACGGCGGAAGGCATTTGACTCGCTATAATGCTGTTGGTGCCGATTTAAACCGTGACCATGTTGCCAAAATCCATCCAGAGACCCAAGCCTTGCATAATAATGTGTTAAAAAAGTACAAAATTGATTATATGATTGATCTCCATCATCAAGGAACTCAAAGTGAAGTAGACGGGAAATATGCTTCAGGTTCCATCCTTTATCCGACAAATCGGAATGTTAAGCCGGAAGTACTAGAACGGTCAAAAAAATTAGGAGCTGTCGTATTCAATGCTATTGACTCAAAGGGATGGGGAAATATCGGAAAATACAATGGCGGTTCAGAAGAAACAATTGGCCGCAACGGTGCAGCAGTTCAATACGATATTTCAACACTTCTTTTTGAAATGCGCGGCATGTCTGATCACAACTATGAGTCTTACGTACTCGGACAAAAAAGCAATGGTTATTTGATTAAGCAAACGATAACCACCCTTGATGCAACAACAAGAGCCATCGCCGATGGTTCTATTGAAAAAGTGGATACAAGCTTTTGGAATACCCTTCCAACCCAAACGACTCGGCCTTCTGGAGAAGAAGAAACAGAATAA
- a CDS encoding GNAT family N-acetyltransferase: protein MEERNSFLDYLLFTVESEEIVREYINDGEMFAIYSKEKTAGVVLFTFHPNGIVEFKNIALSEEYRGNGLGKLVVKEAFHL, encoded by the coding sequence ATGGAGGAAAGAAATTCATTTCTAGACTATCTTCTTTTTACAGTTGAAAGCGAAGAGATTGTCAGAGAGTACATAAATGATGGAGAAATGTTCGCGATTTACAGTAAAGAGAAAACTGCAGGGGTGGTTTTATTTACTTTCCATCCGAACGGAATTGTTGAGTTTAAGAATATTGCTTTAAGCGAAGAGTATCGAGGGAATGGCTTAGGGAAATTAGTAGTTAAAGAAGCTTTCCATTTATAA
- a CDS encoding YheC/YheD family protein, whose protein sequence is MYIKWITETSQIQLSQKSANEHDISPGNMTFQFGSWKQHIQIQICSDFPDDMIGLPQQWKDTFTIPDTLHYELKRNNTTLKLGPVIALIVFSDLKEMTLSKLNKFRAYFFDYSSIQGLVYLCAWNTIDTQKKQIKGFYFDPNAKESSNRWKLGTFPYPGSAYNRTAMPKNVFDDLQSIMGDCVFNSFSPGSFNKWELWKRLSPITELHSHLPATTLLTDMTVLDKMLEQYDSIYLKPTGGTLSRGIRKVEKSQTGYTVTYPSFQNPNGFYLKHLENLENSEQWFNNLKNKGYIAQQAITMNRYQNRPIDFRVIMQKDGKGNWGCPGVFGKFGKSGGIITNFSRAGFIRSGVESFQLAFDMNAKKAQNKVEELKKIAFQICRVFDQYGNYGDLGIDLMVDEHGKVWILEVNTKDTYHRFPLHMNDKKLYKKVVTAPFRYGKFLAGFSK, encoded by the coding sequence ATGTATATTAAATGGATTACTGAAACCAGTCAGATTCAATTGTCTCAGAAATCGGCAAATGAGCATGACATTTCCCCCGGTAATATGACATTTCAATTCGGTTCCTGGAAGCAGCATATACAGATTCAGATTTGCAGTGATTTCCCAGATGATATGATCGGTTTACCACAACAATGGAAGGATACATTCACCATTCCTGACACACTTCACTATGAATTGAAGCGAAATAACACGACCCTTAAACTAGGGCCTGTCATTGCGTTAATTGTCTTTTCTGATTTAAAGGAAATGACACTATCAAAATTGAATAAATTCCGTGCTTATTTTTTTGATTACTCCAGTATTCAAGGACTGGTCTATCTGTGTGCATGGAACACAATAGATACCCAAAAAAAGCAAATAAAAGGGTTTTATTTTGATCCAAACGCGAAGGAATCTTCAAACCGTTGGAAGCTTGGGACGTTTCCCTATCCAGGATCTGCTTATAATCGTACAGCCATGCCGAAAAACGTATTCGATGATTTGCAATCAATAATGGGAGATTGTGTATTCAACAGCTTTTCTCCGGGCTCTTTCAACAAATGGGAGCTTTGGAAACGTCTTTCCCCCATCACAGAGCTTCATTCACACCTTCCTGCTACTACTCTCCTAACTGACATGACTGTGCTGGATAAAATGCTGGAACAATACGATTCTATCTATTTAAAACCGACAGGTGGAACCCTTTCAAGAGGGATCAGGAAGGTGGAGAAAAGTCAAACTGGCTATACTGTTACTTATCCTTCTTTTCAAAATCCAAATGGTTTCTATCTTAAACATTTAGAAAATCTAGAGAATAGTGAGCAATGGTTTAATAATCTTAAAAACAAGGGTTACATAGCCCAACAGGCTATAACGATGAATAGGTATCAAAACAGACCTATAGATTTCAGAGTGATTATGCAAAAGGATGGAAAAGGGAACTGGGGATGCCCAGGTGTATTCGGTAAGTTCGGGAAAAGTGGAGGTATTATCACAAATTTTTCTCGTGCTGGTTTTATCCGGTCTGGTGTGGAATCTTTCCAGCTAGCATTCGACATGAATGCTAAAAAAGCACAAAATAAAGTAGAGGAGCTAAAAAAGATTGCATTTCAAATTTGTCGTGTTTTTGACCAATATGGCAACTACGGAGACCTTGGGATTGATCTAATGGTGGACGAACATGGGAAAGTATGGATTCTAGAAGTAAATACAAAAGACACGTATCATCGTTTTCCACTTCACATGAATGATAAGAAACTATATAAAAAAGTAGTCACTGCACCATTTCGATACGGCAAATTTCTTGCAGGATTTTCTAAATAA
- a CDS encoding PAS domain-containing protein — MSGIDSYIPMIQFFARFLGTDAEVVLYDTNKEKVVFVENAFNPEFKVGSPIPDMENKFIKNGLYKEEDSVVNYRAFSSERKKLRSATHFIKNQRQELIGVLTINYKVDELIELRSLLNRLISGSEPIQYKGENFYESFNLTFEDLMNNTIQETLTNFNVSPERLSHDERLELIRMLDEKGVFLMKGSIAELAKILHTSETSIYRYINKL; from the coding sequence TTGTCAGGCATAGATTCATATATACCGATGATTCAATTTTTTGCCCGTTTTCTCGGAACGGATGCAGAAGTGGTATTGTATGATACGAATAAGGAAAAGGTCGTATTTGTTGAGAATGCATTCAATCCTGAATTTAAAGTTGGTAGTCCAATTCCTGATATGGAGAACAAGTTTATAAAAAACGGATTATATAAAGAAGAAGATTCGGTTGTTAATTATAGAGCCTTCTCTTCGGAAAGAAAAAAATTAAGATCGGCAACTCATTTTATAAAAAATCAAAGACAAGAGTTAATAGGCGTTTTAACAATCAACTACAAGGTAGATGAGTTAATTGAGCTTCGAAGTCTTTTAAATCGCTTAATAAGTGGCTCAGAACCTATTCAATATAAAGGGGAAAACTTCTATGAAAGCTTTAATCTTACATTTGAAGATTTAATGAACAATACGATTCAAGAAACTTTGACTAATTTTAATGTATCTCCTGAACGCCTATCCCATGATGAAAGACTGGAACTTATTCGGATGCTGGATGAAAAGGGCGTATTTTTGATGAAAGGATCTATCGCAGAGTTAGCTAAAATCCTTCATACATCCGAAACCTCTATTTATCGGTATATCAATAAGCTATAG